Proteins encoded in a region of the Mercenaria mercenaria strain notata chromosome 1, MADL_Memer_1, whole genome shotgun sequence genome:
- the LOC123544936 gene encoding uncharacterized protein LOC123544936 translates to MSSSQSDDFWETFDSNSVDERAFQNELQRLNNVFNIPAVSQTKKYVCKLCNTEFSKNSNLKRHVDGNRCTKRPKTVHSATPYYACPLCSTTFANKFNLDRHCRQKSCINVAKENSTELNCNRCNRKFSKTFNYQRHMKTDCLKTKSYICDDCGKTFMKEGCLTKHQRNDLCDRGRHLNSGNSEASGSSFLHGKPVCLACNKNFANKASLMRHKKRNVCQTKFEKVFQCNKCKKMFSSAAYLKQHYNRAHPLNQERNPDHGSDGIQHQPNINDEYDDIPSQDNYVPYNDGPLKQYRCTFFGNTMIRYRLTTVDGEQNDMLYFFGNRREQLKSNITREMSRLRTLKWYVAVKVKMERVNVEGAVVDEATPVFRSVTKPILSEESISEQINDAYLKMMKHFDSFRESGSGWRLKSVENMEQTLVTYRPLRGSCYNYVIPDTLLRKNCLLNVTGPPALDGDCFRYSLLAALHTDEELVGNIPWADLHQYRDTISFEGIEGSGKHMPITDIEAFENKNNISINLYGYEEYVFPIHISSNKQRQKHVDLLILQGKSDVDDGDDDGDTEDVHFASILDNRKSHYCVIKSLKRLVSSQVGRHCTDICRRCLTPRYTNESMAEHELICSKDEDHVLCSMPVGSQKWLKFRNYGRLLKVSFVIVANFVCYTSPLYSHDEPTEGYETRERRLDPCAYSYQRISIDGSHPKEPVVYVGSDADDTMEHFLADMAAEEAEVFQITERTVPTILCDDGLRNLQSSNDTCFVCKDPFLPGERQVVDHSHVSGKIRGRCHNACNLRLKEANFLPVVLENLSKHEGRLIMQAIGKFGADAVDVIPQTLDTFVSISIKRCRYLDFSRFLKTPLDDLVDSVRAKSGFDAFHFVKRNIPAEYLDISIGKQYMFTDYLDSSFRLSETSLPPLSAFSDRIKDTHLTDEEYRHVERLWTSFQMSDINCYITQYLKTRCLLFADVVEDFRQVLMHDFSLDPMHYYSLPGYSFDCCLYRSEVTLELMTDEDMHNTVLQALRGGVTVVGSPRICSANSPGLPDFDPDSPVSRILFLDFNSLYPSCMIDYPLPIYGFRYLTEFDIDRLNIMDIPKDSDKGYIFVVDLEYPEELHDRDDGYPMCPENAVITKDMLSPYTHQLAEKCGIKLKDDRKLCQTFHDKTRYATHYLTLQHYLSHGMVLKRIHRVIEFTQSRWLEEFMTYTCTKRKEATNEFDAILYKGIANQCFGKTIENQKKRINVRICTNAKQLERLVRKPTFAAARVFSPDLAAVQLFNRKVLLNKPISVGFTILEVSKLRMFQFYHDFLLQAFPEGTVTVLYSDTDSWLINVQGNHDMDSILRANRNRFDFSSLPDDHPLKDDMNRKTPGKLKFELGNSICTESIVLSSKCYSLLTENGTKSALKGVQCNVKHERYKECLLSDTSYSGTTKSVKNFGQSLYHVNTQRRMLTPVDTKRFYLSANKSYSYGHYKLLENL, encoded by the exons CTTGGATAGGCACTGCAGACAAAAGTCCTGCATAAATGTTGCTAAAGAAAACTCGACTGAATTAAATTGTAATAGGTGCAACAGAAAGTTTTCCAAAACATTTAATTATCAAAGGCACATGAAAACAGactgtttgaaaacaaaatcttatATATGTGATGACTGTGGGAAAACTTTCATGAAGGAGGGTTGTCTCACAAAACATCAGAGAAATGATCTTTGCGACAGAGGGCGTCACTTGAATTCAGGAAACAGTGAGGCCAGTGGTAGTAGTTTTTTGCATGGGAAACCTGTATGCTTAGCGTGCAACAAAAACTTTGCCAACAAAGCGTCCTTAATGAGACATAAGAAACGGAATGTTTgccaaacaaaatttgaaaaagtgtTTCAGTGcaataaatgtaagaaaatgttttcttCCGCTGCGTACCTAAAGCAGCATTACAATAGAGCACATCCGCTAAATCAAGAACGTAACCCAGACCATGGCAGTGATGGAATTCAACATCAGCCCAACATAAATGACGAATACGATGACATTCCTTCACAAGACAACTATGTCCCATATAACGACGGTCCATTAAAGCAGTATCGTTGTACTTTCTTTGGTAATACCATGATTCGGTACAGACTAACTACGGTAGATGGAGAACAAAATGATATGCTCTACTTCTTTGGAAACCGGAGGGAACAATTAAAGAGTAATATCACACGGGAGATGAGTCGTCTTCGTACATTGAAATGGTATGTGGCTGTTAAGGTCAAAATGGAAAGGGTCAATGTTGAGGGTGCGGTTGTTGACGAAGCCACTCCAGTTTTTAGGTCTGTCACGAAGCCTATTTTGTCAGAGGAAAGCATAAGTGAACAGATAAACGATGCGTATCTGAAAATGATGAAACACTTCGACAGTTTTCGCGAATCTGGATCAGGATGGCGCCTGAAATCCGTGGAGAACATGGAACAAACCCTTGTAACCTACCGCCCCCTCCGCGGATCGTGCTACAATTATGTCATTCCCGACACACTACTAAGAAAAAACTGCCTCCTTAACGTCACGGGACCTCCTGCTTTAGACGGCGACTGTTTCCGTTACTCACTGCTGGCCGCCCTTCATACAGATGAGGAATTGGTAGGAAACATCCCTTGGGCAGATCTCCACCAGTACAGAGACACGATTTCTTTTGAGGGTATAGAGGGTTCTGGTAAACACATGCCAATTACGGACATTGAGgcctttgaaaataaaaataacatttcgaTCAATTTGTACGGCTATGAAGAGTATGTATTTCCGATTCACATATCTTCAAACAAACAGAGACAAAAACATGTGGACTTACTAATTCTTCAGGGAAAAAGTGAtgttgatgatggtgatgatgatggtgatactGAAGATGTTCATTTCGCTAGTATATTGGACAATCGAAAATCACATTACTGTGTCATTAAAAGCCTCAAACGGCTAGTCTCCTCACAGGTTGGGCGTCATTGTACCGATATTTGTAGGCGTTGCCTCACCCCTAGATACACAAATGAAAGTATGGCTGAACATGAACTAATATGTTCCAAGGACGAAGATCATGTTCTCTGTTCTATGCCTGTAGGCTCACAAAAGTGGCTAAAATTTCGCAATTATGGCCGCCTTCTGAAAGTTAGTTTCGTCATAGTAGCAAATTTTGTCTGCTATACGTCACCTTTGTATTCTCATGATGAACCTACGGAAGGCTATGAAACTAGAGAAAGAAGATTGGATCCGTGTGCCTATTCATACCAGAGGATTAGCATTGATGGGTCTCATCCAAAAGAACCTGTTGTGTACGTAGGGTCGGACGCAGACGACACCATGGAACACTTTTTGGCAGATATGGCTGCTGAGGAGGCGGAAGTATTTCAGATTACAGAGAGAACAGTCCCTACCATTTTGTGTGACGACGGTTTAAGAAATCTACAGTCTTCCAATGACACGTGTTTCGTATGCAAAGATCCATTCCTTCCTGGAGAACGACAAGTTGTAGACCATTCACACGTCAGTG gaAAAATAAGAGGGCGCTGTCACAATGCTTGTAATTTGCGGTTGAAAGAGGCCAATTTTCTTCCAGTTGTTCTAGAG AACTTGAGTAAACACGAAGGCAGATTGATCATGCAAGCAATCGGAAAGTTCGGAGCTGATGCTGTTGACGTTATACCACAGACTCTGGATACATTTGTCTCTATATCCATAAAGCGCTGTAGATATTTAGACTTCAGCCGTTTTCTGAAAACGCCTTTAGATGATTTAGTGGACAGTGTTAGAGCGAAATCTGGGTTTGATGCTTTCCACTTTGTTAAAAGAAACATACCAGCCGAATACCTAGATATCAGCATTGGAAAACAGTACATGTTTACGGATTATCTTGATTCTTCATTTCGTCTGTCTGAAACCTCATTACCGCCGCTTTCCGCCTTCAGCGACCGTATCAAGGATACACACCTAACTGATGAAGAATACCGGCATGTGGAGCGTTTATGGACGTCATTTCAGATGAGTGATATAAACTGCTATATAACACAGTATTTGAAAACAAGATGTCTTCTCTTCGCAGACGTCGTTGAAGATTTCAGGCAGGTGTTGATGCACGACTTCTCTCTGGATCCCATGCATTATTACAGTCTACCGGGTTACAGCTTTGATTGTTGTTTATACAGATCCGAAGTTACACTTGAACTTATGACTGACGAGGACATGCACAATACCGTACTACAAGCGTTACGAGGTGGGGTAACTGTCGTTGGTTCTCCAAGAATATGTTCAGCAAACTCACCAGGTCTGCCAGATTTCGATCCAGATTCTCCTGTCAGCAGAATAttgtttttagattttaattCGTTGTACCCGAGCTGCATGATCGACTACCCACTTCCAATATATGGCTTCCGGTATCTAACCGAGTTTGACATAGACCGATTGAATATCATGGATATCCCCAAAGATTCTGATAAGGGTTACATCTTCGTCGTAGATTTAGAGTACCCAGAG GAATTACACGATAGAGATGACGGTTATCCAATGTGCCCAGAAAATGCTGTAATTACAAAAGACATGTTGTCTCCATATACTCATCAATTGGCAGAAAAGTGTGGAATAAAGCTGAAGGACGACCGAAAGCTGTGTCAAACCTTTCATGATAAAACAAGATACGCCACGCATTACCTAACGCTTCAGCACTACCTGAGTCACGGCATGGTGCTGAAAAGAATACACCGCGTTATTGAATTCACACAATCACGTTGGCTTGAAGAATTCATGACGTACACATGTACTAAAAGAAAGGAAGCCACCAACGAGTTCGATGCTATTCTGTACAAAGGAATAGCCAATCAATGCTTTG GGAAAACCATTGAAAACCAGAAGAAAAGAATTAACGTTCGCATATGTACGAATGCCAAACAGCTGGAACGCCTGGTCAGGAAACCAACGTTTGCAGCTGCGCGTGTATTTTCACCAGATCTTGCAGCTGTACAGCTTTTCAATCGGAAAGTTCTTCTGAACAAACCGATATCTGTTGGGTTCACCATCCTTGAAGTATCTAAGCTACGGATGTTCCAGTTTTATCACGACTTTCTGTTACAAGCCTTTCCAGAGGGGACCGTGACTGTTCTTTACTCGGACACTGATAGCTGGTTGATAAATGTACAAGGCAATCATGACATGGACTCAATTTTACGGGCAAACAGAAACAGGTTCGATTTTTCATCTCTTCCAGATGACCATCCCCTGAAAGATGACATGAACAGAAAAACACCCGGCAAGTTAAAGTTTGAATTAGGAAACAGTATATGCACTGAAAGTATAGTTTTGTCTAGTAAATGCTATTCTCTCTTAACTGAGAATGGTACCAAATCTGCCCTCAAAGGGGTACAGTGCAATGTTAAACATGAACGCTACAAGGAATGCCTGTTGAGCGACACAAGTTATAGTGGCACAACGAAAAGTGTTAAAAACTTCGGACAATCGTTGTATCACGTCAATACACAAAGGCGCATGCTCACGCCAGTTGacacaaaacgtttttatttgTCTGCAAACAAATCGTACAGTTACGGCCACtacaaactacttgaaaacttATAA